In Brienomyrus brachyistius isolate T26 chromosome 11, BBRACH_0.4, whole genome shotgun sequence, the DNA window GCCCTCGGGAGAACGCCCGCCGTAAGGATTGACGCAGTCCCTACCCCAGCGCTGACATCTTCAGGAGGGCGACCAGTCAGAGCAGGGCTCTGTAATGGCTTCATCGGCTGGTGCCACACACCAGCAGGGGCTGGTGTTCCCACAAGACTGGTAATTTGGGGGAAGGTCAGGAGAAGCCAGTTCAGAAACTTTATTGCACTCTGCCACTCTCTGTCCATCAAGACCGCATTTTCCAGAAAAACAAAGTGATTCTGACATCCATTTACACAGGAGCAGAACTAGGCTGCTCAACATAGGCTCGTGTGCCCATTACCATGGTGACACCAGCTCCGCAGTGTGACTGGACTGTGTAGCcagccactaggtggcagtatAAGTAAGTGCCCATCTACCCAATGGAGGTTGTATAGAATCACAGTGGAGACGCTGAAAGCATCCCCGTAAcaaatatgtatacatatatatatatattttttgggcTGGTATCTAACATAATACTGTCACACAGTCCTTCATTCTCTGAAAACGCTGCTATTTCTCGCTCAAACAGCAATTTTGTCAGGCACACTGCAGGGTACTTTTCCTTGACTATATTGAAACAGAAATCAGGGAAAGGAACCAAAAAGGCAGAAAAATGGACTCAGTGCAGTGGGCTTTACCACGTTTCCTTCCATCAGAAGACCACGGAAGCCACATGCAGGTAAGTGCCATGGAAAACCATTTTAAAGGAGCTCTACTGCCGTATTAAGAATTAGCCAATCTCATGATAAGGATTATAAAACAGCTGAAAGCATATCTGTGGATTAGGGACAACGGTTTACATATAACCAATCCTCTTGGTCAGAGCAGCTTGGTAAGAGGTTTTCTGTCCTGCTGTAATTCCGTTTTTACAAGACTGCAATCCTACTGTCAAGGCCGCCTAATGCAAGCAATATCGCCTTCCATGGTCTATTATGATTATTCTCCAAATGCTTATAAAATcactttaaaatataaaaaaagccccaaaagaagccaaaaaaaaaaatgaaccacGTGTAAGTTGGCATGACGCAGCTTGTTGCCTTAGTTGTCCCAGTCTCCCGATTGGCAGGAGTCGCTCCCGGCCTCGTCGTCCGAATCTGCAGACACTTTCTTCATCCGCTGCATGGCGGCCTTAATGCTGAGCTCCAGCTCCGAGGCCTGGCTCCCCGGAGAGGCCTGGGGCCCCAGTGGGAGCTGTGCCTTACGCAGCTTCACCCCAAGGCGGATGGCAGACAGGATGCTGTCCCGCACGTCGGTGGCCGGGGCGGCCCTCGCCTCCACCCTGCGGAGCTGGATTTTTCCCCTCTGCAAGGAGGCCAGCACCTCGTCCATGGagcctggggggcggggggtgacaGAGGGGACATCAGAGAGGAGAATACAGGCACATGCAACACGGAACCCGGACAGTTATTTAAAAGTTATGGAAAGTCCGGCAACTCCAACGGTGAGCTTCATCTGAAGCTGGAAAAGGATTCTGAACATGATCAATCTGAAGAGATTTCACACATCACGCCAGCACACAAGCTTTCAGCTACCACAGCACCCGCAGTTCAGCCTTGGTAATCCacctgaagctaagcaggtttgggcctggccagtacttAGATGGGAGACCAGCTAGGAAAGCTGAGATGCTGCTGGTTGGGGTGTTGGtatggccagcagggggagcccatcctgtggtctgtgtgaatcccaatgccccagtgatggggacactgtgctgtaaaaatggtgccgtcCTTCGGATGAGATGCAGAACCGAGatcctgactctctgaggtcattAAAGACCCCTGGGCATCTTTCGAAAGAATAGGGGTGGCACCCCGATGCCCAGGTAAAACTGCCCACTGCGGCCCTGTCAAATCTGATCTCCTGGCCCTTcgccaccttagctactgtgggCTTGGCCCCACAGGTCGAGTGGGAGGGGTTTATAACTTATCATGTAATGCCCTAACCATTAACCCCTCCTACTGTTGCAATATCTAGGTAGGTGCTGCACAGTGGTGCTGGTTGAAGTGGTTCCCCACTGTAACATGTGACATTCATTCagttaaaaggactctgagggGAGACAGTTTGACACAGATGGTCTCCATGGGCACTCGTGTCGGAGTTGGACTTGGGGCCTCATCTGAGCTACTGGCAACCTGTCTACCTACAGTAAACAGCCATCTGGCAACATTCATGAATTTGGCACCTCAAGTGAAATGTACTAATTCAGGTCACTGGTTTTTACATTAGTAACTCAATCTTTTACACgaaccccccccatcacaggagggaaaaaataaatgggggagaaaaaaaacaatttaatgaTACACTTCTCACCGATGTTTTGCTTGAGTGTGGTCCTGTCTGGAAATGGCGAGGCCTCTTTTTGAGAGAGAAGCGGCATGGGCGTGTCCAGCAGCTCAGGACCTTGTTGGGGTGATGCACGTGGGAGCGGTAGGGGAGGGGGTGGTAAaggtggaggagggggagggggaggaggaggagggggggccaAAGGAGTGAAAGCCTGTGGCGGCGCCGCGGGAGTGAAGATCTGGACCGGGATGTCTTTGGGCTTCGGACCCTTCCTCTTAGGTGACTTCTGGGATGCAGTAACCTGGGGGCTCCCTGGGGGGGCTAGGCTGACGATTGACAGTGGCTGAGGGGGGTCTGCAGGCTGGGAATCACCGATAGCTGCTTTTGAGGACGGCCTCTTCAACACATACTGGCCCTGCCTCTTCTGCAAAACAAACACGATGATATCTAACAGTCCGGCTAGCGGttagctaataataataataataataataataataataataataaattttatttgtattgcactttatattttagcaatctcaaagtgctacaaagtaaaagagtagtgtaataaaaataatataaaataaaaatactagaCTATACTGTAAAATACTTAACTAAATGTCTTCCTAAAAAgacgttttttaaaaaaatctaaaaacctATCAGTCAACTGGGGGGCTCTCAGGTAGTCAGGAAGGGTGTTCTCTAAGTGAAAAACAGCACACTCCGCCGAGTTCGTACGCTGCTATTTTTACCTTGGAGTAATACATGAAGCATTAATAATATTGACACATGGGGACTAGACCAACCAAACAAACTGCATGACCACAATTCTTCATGAGACACATGAGGAAGGGATGAAGACTAAGGGacagcagtgcatgctgggtaatCACCTCTCTGAAGGACCTCAGTCTTCTGAGAGTCCTCTCCCGCTCCAGGTCCACCCACTCCTTTCTCTTAttttcctcctctctcctcagctcTCGTTTCTGCAGGAAgcgagagggaggggggggggggggggacagtgagAGGCCGATTTTCGTGCCTCAGGGACCCCCTGACTAAGGTGCAGCTTCCGCGAGTGAATTTGCTGACTCCCATCTCCGACTCCCACGCCAGCCTTGCACTGCATCGCCTTTTCGCTAGAACCTTTCAGTTTAATGCCTTCGCTCAGGACTTCTCCCAGGAAGACCTTGCAGATGGAGATGGTCTCCGTGGCGACTCACCAGGTGGACAGTGTGGTGCTGGTGGAAGCGTGTTGCCGTATCTTGCGCCTGCCGCTGCTTCTGCTCGTGAACATCCACACACTGGTCCTAAGGAGAAGGAGAGCCCTCAACCACACAACCACATAAAATATCCTGCTCTACAACttctgcagtgtttcccagctcagtcctcggggaaccccggacaatccacgtttttgcttcctctcagctcccagcgcacctgtgccaggtattcggtgttcctgattggctgggagcttgcaaaaacgtggactgtccggggttccccgaggactgggttgggaaacactggtatagGGTATGACTGTGTGCGACTGTATCTGCCACGGACCAGCATCCATCCAAGGTGTTCCCCTGCACTTGGATAGGCTCATGGCTCCCTGTACTAGATAATTggtggaggaaccagagtggaGGCTGACCATGGTCTCCTGGACAGTTTTGGTGTGGCCCCTGTGTCAGGAGGGAGCCGCCTCACCTTCTTGTTGCGCAGGTACGCCCTCCTTGAACAGATGGCTCCCCTCTTGGTCTCCAGCTGCTGCAACCGGCGGCTCAGAGCCATGATGGTGGGGGTGCCAGGGTCCCGCAGAGGGCTGGCCTGCTCCTCGCCCCGCAGCTCCTCTGGGTCCTCGCAGGCATCATAGTAGACCACCTCTTCTTTCATCTCTGCACAACAATTTCTCATCTGTTCATGCACTCAAAAGTAAGACATTTTACTCATTCACACTCGAGTGGGTACTTAGCATTATTCACTCTCACATTCATATGACTGACAGGACCTCGGCGTCACTCCACTCACAGACTGACAGATCCTCAGTGTTACTCGCTCATTCATGGACTGACAGTATCTCAGTGTTACTCGCTCACAGCAACACCACTAAATTATTTCCAAAAAAAGTGCGAAAATACCCAAATTAAGTTCCAACTTTTCAAGCCAAACTCTCAGACAGGCTTTATTCCACTGGATCAGCGAATAAGGACATCTGCATGTGTACTATTTCTCTTTGAGTCAATAAGCTCTGGTGCTTCACGCCAGGCAATCTGGCAGGTTCTTCTCCATCTTAAGACCCTTAGAGGTCTTTGAACGTTTGGCGAGGGTTTAAATATTCATGTTCAGGCTGACAGGCCGTTCTCGAAAGGACATAATGAGAACATCCCAGGGAGAAGAGTCGGCCTCGTAGGCAGCCAGGCACGTCGTGGGTGCGCTTTAGGACAGGAAAGCTGCCACATCCTGACACCCCTCTAGTCATGTGACATGTCATGTGACTCACAGCAGTCACTCTGGCAGTACCTTTAATCTGCCGCCGCACCGTGTCGATCTGGGCCACGAGCAGCAGCTCCTCGTTCTTCAGGATCTCAAACCTCGTGTCGTACAGCTCCAGCTGGGCTTCGTAATACTGCAGCTCCAGGCCGTCGACGGACTCGATACTCTCCCTTTGCTCAGCCAGAGCCCCCATCTGCGGGCAGAGAGTAAAAGGCCTCAGGTGACTCTCATCCAGACGGCCTCCCTGACAGTGACACGCCGCCCCCATGGTCACCGCCTCTCTATCTGCCACACATGCACTGAGAATATTCCTCTGCCGGTTTACGGCCATGATGATTTCATTGTGACTGAAAACAGATTATGTATGAACAGCATTATTCACCAGAGATATAATGGTCTAAATAGCATATAATCACACCACCTAATTACCAGctcaaaataacaaaaattaaAATGCGTTTTCACTTGACTTGCAGGGAAGTTATAAATTAGCTTACAGCTGGGGGAGGTCATATCTCGaccacacattcacacatttcaAACAAACATTTTCAATGGGCTAAATTAGACTTGTATTATAAAGCATACAGTAGGAAATGCACTAAACAAGAAATATAGGAGATTCTAAGCTGTAACATTTACTATCCAGGAATGCAGGATCTGGTTCCTCCATGCAAGATGTGCACCTCCACCAGCTTCTCCGCTCACCCCAGAGCAGAAGCGCACCTCAAAATGCCCACCTGACACTAACTCAGCAAGTTCTTCAGCACTGtgagtgggagggggggtgggcgcAAACAGGGCTGATACCCAGAAAAAACCTAAGTGTGAGTGACAACCAGGGGGAAGAGAACAGGGCCCCATCttaacacacccccccccaggcatttCATTTTCAAACAGCGACCGTCCTCATGAACAAGTCCGTATGACTTTCACTCCCAAGTTGTGCTTAATCTGTTAATTACCACCTGAAATTAAATACACGAATGATCTCATTTGTTATTTAACCGGAATCCCCAAAGCTGAATCAAACTGAgtgatgggggcgggggggggggtggataaaAGTGAGCTATGAATGCTGAATGATATCAAGCCCTGAGGGCTACTCTTAAGTCTGTTTGCTGCTGAAAAGCACCAAGGCTGGAAATAGAGTAGACATTATTACCAAGTGGCACCCGGAGTGCCAAGCAGATAAAGCAGACGACAGACAGAGATGCTTGAAAGCTGGGGAAACGGCAAACAGACACCGAAGCCGTCAAAGCAGCGGGATCCTCACCTTCTCCTTGATGGCATCTCGTTTGCGGTTAAGGCACATTTCCTTGGCCCTCATGTGCTGCAGGGTCTCCTTAGCAAGCATGAACTTGAGCCTCTCCAGTCTGGGGGCCGCACAGGACCAGGAAGCCTGTCCAAACCGTCTCCTGTCCTCTTCCATCTGCTTTAGCATCCCTGTCAAATGAAGAATACTCTAGCAGGAATTCTGGGAATTCCGAGCACGCCGCAGAACCCTCGTCAGCTCAGCATTGACCTTCTACATTCAGTAATGCAGAGATACTTGTTCACAGCACTGCAGTGAACTTCAGAAGGGCCGCTGGGGGCACCATACCTGCCAGCGCCTTTGACGTCTCCACAAAATAGTTGACTGTGATGTCTTGGATGGAGCTCACCGCATCTTCTGCCCGTTCTCGCCAACCTTCCGCTTCTCTCTCAAGATCAGCTATTCTTTTGGGACCCAAGTCATCAAATTCCAGTGATTTCTGAAAACAAAGACCACCACAACTTGGGGGATAGAAAACCACTCATATCCTTATGTTTCTCTGGTTTTGGGGAAAATAAAGAATTACTTATGTCTGACAGTAATAAGATGTTCCCATCCCCCTTACTGAACAGAACAGGGTTGGGTATTGGCACAGACGCCCCGATTCGACTTCATTTGGATTCATAAGCTAACGATTCGATTCAATCCGAGTTGATTCCGATTCAATATCAAATAACCTGAAAATAATGAGGCATGAAATGCTATGTGGCAGCTTCCCATATTGGGAGAGAGATTTAAAAATCTCTTGGTGAGGCACAACATTACAAATGCAGTGTCACTGGAAATGAATTATGGAAACCAGTAAAGAAAGGCCACTAAAGAATAAGTTCCTCCTTATATTGGTGGAACAGATATTGTTCTTTAAACAAACCAACCTGCCTCGTtcaaaggagaaaaaaatgacTTCTGACTGAATAGCAGAAAATAAAAACGGGAAAATTTAAAACTCACTGGCCACGTCTCAGAAGGACTTAACTTAAACACATAAATTAGAATCTTTGTATTTGAGGAACATACGGGTATTCTTTAGGACTGGGAATTAGCCCTGATCTCACAATTTGGCTCACAAGTGCCCGAATGCATTCCATTAAAAATTTCAAGTTATCATTATTTGacgaaaataaagaaaaacaatgtACAACAATAAGCATGAGATTTATTCTTGTACTTACCCGCGAATACTGAAATATTTCGGTCACGTTTCCCTCTGAAGCCCTTCTATCCAGCCCACAATAAATTAATTACACTGCAAGACTTTCATTCACTTTAATTTGCTTCAGTGTTACCCACGAAGTTTGAAAAAACAGGCAGTTAACAATACTCTCATAACTGACAGCAGGTCACGTCCAATAATATCCATTTTCTCTTTACATCGTttgcttttatttcattttatttatttagcttttataTAACATTATTTCGCATCAGTGTAAGTAGTGTACTGAATAGGACTGGTGTGAAAATAAAGTCCTGTTTGACTTGTTTGCAATCACATGATTGGAGTACTGCATTACCATGACTGACAATGCACCAAGATGGCGGTGCAAGGCGATTGAGCAATACTATTGCAACCCTCCTTTAGGTGAGGGAGAATTATACGACAAGGACCGATGCAAGTAAAATTCAGAGAAGATGGGGAAAGGTATAAAGTTACCTAGATCAATCATGGGATTTTGTAAATCGATATCAAACTGTCAAAACCAGGATCACGATTAACAGTAAAAATCGATATTTTTTTCCACACCCCTACAACTGAACTATGTTACATACAAACTACTCAATCACGATGATTCAAGACTTTGCTAACTTTTGGAGTCTGTTATGAGTAAGCTGCACTCACTGGCTTTGACTTGCTGAAGATATCTCTCTCATGTACATACAACTACTTTGCCCTGTGAATTTGCACGGCACGATTATCATTCGGAATTTTCATCTTACGACCTTACAGCCATTTTAATCGGTCCACTGATATTCCTTCTCCTCCCCAC includes these proteins:
- the LOC125751739 gene encoding WASP homolog-associated protein with actin, membranes and microtubules — encoded protein: MTSIECERLDSLDGWVAIKTDAFEESETFRLGFIVQWNVIECKFAVTCHNRTLQRRRRTEEPTPGDTQTSWAGLFSVSDLRNVHRQFTGVSDLLEPHFPDLSAFEGGNIWDLIFPSRVSGPDESDTDLDTPCRRLERYFSAAVDVCGRKIVLDSLFVQDERDVEEYFENLQEFKRRTMQDQIDRAKGLLRTILHQHRTTDKLVVLLKIYEEEDEAYRELVTVATHFYQYLLQPFRDMRELAMLYKMEILKSLEFDDLGPKRIADLEREAEGWRERAEDAVSSIQDITVNYFVETSKALAGMLKQMEEDRRRFGQASWSCAAPRLERLKFMLAKETLQHMRAKEMCLNRKRDAIKEKMGALAEQRESIESVDGLELQYYEAQLELYDTRFEILKNEELLLVAQIDTVRRQIKEMKEEVVYYDACEDPEELRGEEQASPLRDPGTPTIMALSRRLQQLETKRGAICSRRAYLRNKKDQCVDVHEQKQRQAQDTATRFHQHHTVHLKRELRREEENKRKEWVDLERERTLRRLRSFREKRQGQYVLKRPSSKAAIGDSQPADPPQPLSIVSLAPPGSPQVTASQKSPKRKGPKPKDIPVQIFTPAAPPQAFTPLAPPPPPPPPPPPPLPPPPLPLPRASPQQGPELLDTPMPLLSQKEASPFPDRTTLKQNIGSMDEVLASLQRGKIQLRRVEARAAPATDVRDSILSAIRLGVKLRKAQLPLGPQASPGSQASELELSIKAAMQRMKKVSADSDDEAGSDSCQSGDWDN